A genomic window from Sorex araneus isolate mSorAra2 chromosome 2, mSorAra2.pri, whole genome shotgun sequence includes:
- the LOC101557902 gene encoding olfactory receptor 7A5-like: MEPGNQTRPLAFILLGLSQEAGIQPLIFWVFLSMYLITFIGNLFIILAITSDPHLHTPMYFFLSNLSFADICFTSTTIPKMLLNIQMQSKAISYGECLTQMYFFLNFVGLDNFLLTVMAYDRFVAICHPLHYMVIMNPKLCGLLLLVSWLLSISDSLLHCLMVLRLSFCTNLEIPQFFCELNQVLRLACSDTFLNDVVIYFTAGLLNIIPLIGILFSYSKIVFSVLRTSSASGKYKAFSTCGSHLAVVSLFYGTGLGVYLSSAAVENSRDSAIASVMYTVVTPMLNPFIYSLRNKDIKQAIMKLFQEKHSL, translated from the coding sequence ATGGAGCCAGGAAACCAAACACGTCCATTAGCATTTATTCTCTTGGGACTGTCACAGGAAGCAGGAATACAACCTCTCATCTTCTGGGTATTTCTGTCTATGTACCTGATCACTTTCATTGGAAATCTCTTTATCATTCTGGCCATAACctctgacccccacctccacacgcccatgtacttcttcctgtccaacctgtcctttgcagacatctgcttcacctccaccaccatccccaagatgCTGCTGAATATCCAAATGCAGAGCAAAGCCATCTCCTACGGAGAATGCCTCACTCAGATGTACTTTTTCTTGAATTTTGTAGGACTGGATAACTTCCTTCTGACTGTCATGGCCTATGatcgctttgtggccatctgccatccATTGCACTACATGGTCATCATGAACCCCAAGTTGTGCGGACTCCTGCTTCTAGTATCCTGGCTCCTGAGTATATCTGATTCTCTCTTGCATTGCCTCATGGTTTTGCGACTGTCTTTTTGTACGAACTTGGAAATCCCTCAGTTTTTCTGTGAACTAAATCAGGTGCTCCGACTTGCCTGTTCGGACACCTTCCTCAATGATGTGGTCATCTATTTTACCGCCGGTCTCCTGAATATTATTCCACTTATTGGGATCCTTTTCTCCTACTCAAAGATTGTCTTCTCCGTTCTGAGAACTTCCTCAGCGAGTGGCAAGTATAAAGCCTTTTCCACATGTGGGTCTCACCTCGCCGTGGTCTCTTTGTTTTATGGGACGGGACTTGGTGTGTATCTTAGTTCAGCTGCTGTTGAAAACTCCAGGGATAGTGCCATTGCCTCAGTGATGTAcacggtggtcacccccatgctgaaccccttcatctacagccttaGAAACAAGGATATCAAGCAGGCCATCATGAAACTCTTCCAGGAGAAACATTCCCTCTGA